Part of the Aquimarina sp. TRL1 genome, AATAATCCTGGGGTATCAATATCTTTTACATAATTTGCAATCGAAAATTCATGGCTAAAAAAGCCAAACTCTCTTTTAAAGTAAGTATCGAGTTCTTTAATGAATTTATCGGAGAGCTTCAGGGTATTTTGAAAATGTGATAGCAGCCCTTGTAATTCAGAAGGAGGGGCTAAGGCAATGATTTTTTGAATAAAAGGGTAGCTGAACTTGTATTGAGAATAGAGAGTTGTCATACCTCCAATGGAGTGACCTATAATATATGTAGGTTTGTGTTTCTGTATGATGAGGTCCATACATGCTGCGTATAATGGAATGTTAAATTGCTTCCCGGAAGAATAACCATGGGCAGGGGCATCGAGGGAAAGAATAGTATAACCTTGAGCATGTAGAAGTTCTATAAGCGGTTTCCAACGATAGGTGTTACTTTCCCATCCATGTACTAACAAGATCGTTTCTTTATTGTGGTTTGGCCAGCTGTAGGATTGAATTTTGAGATCTTCTATATGGAGGATATCATCAAAAGCCTCTTCGAGAAAGTGCTCCTGTTCAGGGAGTACCCGACCTTTTCTTGGAGTACAAAAGAACGTAAATGCTTGTACTAGTGCTTTTTGTTTGTTGAAAAAAAATAAGAGTTCTAAGTGTTTTCCTACTAATAAAGGAAGGGCTTTTTTTATGTGTTTATTCATCTTCTCGATGTACCGTGTCTAAAGAAAAAGCAGGAGTACAGATTGCAATGTACTCACAGGCTTCATTAAATGGATTAGCGTATTGTATTCGGGTACCTTTTAGGATTTTTATAGATTCTCCAGCAGCTAATACTACTTTTTCGTTATCAATGGTAATTTGTTTTTTTCCTTTGATGATATAGGTGTATTCGTCAAATTCGGGTGTTTGAAAAGGCTCCTCCCAGTGAGGAGGTGCAATCATATGAGCAATGCTTATTTCTGTATTACCATCCGTAGCGTTGCCAAAATGCTCCTCGATCAATTTGCCATCTGTAGTGGGAACGACAAAAGGAGATTTTTGAATAAGAAACTTTTTAGAAGAACTCATTTGTCTTGAGGTGTTTAATTCCAGTGAATCCAGAATTGTTTTATCTTGGCAGTATCAGGAATTTGGGAAACGTCAATTTTTTTATCTGTATTAAACCTGAATTCAGAAGGTAAATCTTTTTTGTCGATAGTAAAGTATGCCTGTAGATCATCTATAAATATAACAGCGGTACTTAATGTATTATTGATCTTGGAAATTGTATACTGATCTTTTATGTCTTTGAATGTACTTTGACTTGATAATCCAGTACCCGTTTTGTAGCGAGAGTCAATTACCTGTACAGTTTGGATAGTTGAACTCGAATCGTTTTCATGCTTTGCTTCTAATATTAAAAGTTTTCTTCCTCCTTTTTCAAAAACCTCAATCTCATTAGCGGTATTGATGTATTCTGTCCGGGTCATGTTCCTTACAATAGAATCTTTCGCAAAGATAGAGTCCAGTTGGTATACTTTTATTTCATTTGTGAGAAGACCAATACGATTAGGTGAGATTTCAAAAGCAGCTTGCATTTGATTGTTTTCTTGGCAAGAACAGATGAGTAATGATGTAAAGATATATAAGAAAATTCTGTGATTCATAGTAGTGAGAAAATTTTGTAACCGCTATTTTAATAGTTTGTTTAGTACTCCCAGTGCACCTCTGATAAATGTGGCACTTGTTAGTACTTTGATAATGGCTTTTTCGGTGGTGCTGGTTCTTCTGGATCGAGATCTACTTGTTGATCTTTCAAGTTTTTCTCTTTCTTTTTTTGCAACTTCTTTTGCCTCTTCAGCTTCTGCCTGTGCTATTTTTTTATTAAGTATTTCATACGCACTCTCCCGATCTACTTCTGTATTATATTTTTTAGTGAGGCTTGATTTCTCGATCAGGTTCTTTAATTCCTTATCTGTAAGAATATCCATTCTACTCATTGGTGCTCTAAGCATGGTAGCAGCCAGGGGAGTGGGGCGTCCTTTCTCATCAAGAGCAGAGACAAGCGCTTCCCCGATTCCAAGAGAAGTTAATACTTCTTTGGTGTCGTAGTATTCAGAGATAGGGTAGTTCTCCGCAGTTAATTTGATCGCTTTTCGATCTTTGGCAGTAAATGCTCGTAATGCATGCTGTACTTTTAATCCTAGTTGCCCGAGGACACCATCAGGGACATCGGTTGGGTTTTGAGTTACAAAATACAATCCGATTCCTTTGGAACGGATAAGTTTAACGATGTTTTCTATCTGATCCATTAAGGCGTTAGAAGCTTGTTTGAATATAAGGTGTGCCTCATCCAGAAAGATGACTAATTCTGGTCGACCGCTATCTCCCTGTTCCGGAAATGTTCCATATATCTCGGCTAATAAGCTAAGCATAAAAGTAGAAAATAGTTTTGGACGATCCTGAATGTCGGTTAATCGAATTATATTAATGAGTCCTCGGCCATCATCATCAACTCTACATAAATCCTGTACCTCAAAAGAACGTTCTCCGAAAAAGATATCAGCTCCTTGTTGCTCGAGTTCTACTATTTTTCGAAGTATAGAACCTGTAGAAGCTGTAGAGATTCTACCATAGTCTTTTTCTAGTTCTTTTTTTCCTTCTCTGGTCGCATATTGCAATACTTTTTTCAGGTCTTTTAGATCTAGTAGAGGAAGTTTATTGTCATCACAATATTTGAAAATAATAGCAATTATACCGGCTTGTGTTTCTGTAACATCAAGAATTCTGGATAAAAGTACAGGGCCGAATTCGCTTACAGTAGCACGTAACCGAACACCTTCTTGCTCCGATAAGGAAAGAATTTCAACCGGAAAACTTTTGGGAGTGAATGGAATTCCTATTTTTTGATGTCGTTCATCAATTTTAGGATGTCCGGGACTCGCAGCAGCAATACCGCTGAGATCTCCTTTTATATCCATAAGCAATACAGGAATTCCTTTTTCGCTTAAGTTTTCTGCGAGCACCTGTAATGTTTTCGTCTTTCCTGTTCCGGTAGCCCCGGCAATAAGACCATGACGATTTAGGGTTTTTAAAGGGATTTTTACCTGAGCGTCAGTAATTGTTTCGTTATTGTGAATAGCGGATCCTAATGCTATAAAATCTCCTTTGGTCGTATACCCTTCAGTAATGTGGTCCAGAAAAGCTTGATTTTCACTCATAGTTGATCTAAATTTTGATAAAAATAGGAATCTTAGTTAATCTATCGAAATTATACATTGATTTTAATGAAAAAGGATATTGCTTTATTTTCGTTTTGTGTATTTCCTAAAATGAAAATTAAATAATGTGTTATATTTATAAGGTATAAAATTCGATAACAATGAGGTGGTTATTTTTAGTTGTTTTTATAGGAAGTGTTTTAGGGTGTAATCAACCTATGCAAGTTTCAGAGAGTCCAATATTTCATGTGAGTCATGAACCTAAAAAAGTAGCGGCTCCTTTTTCTGATGCAGTACAGGTAGGAAATACGTTCTTCTTGTCAGGGCAGATAGGAATGGACCATACAACGAGAAAATTGGTTAATGGAGGGATACAGACAGAAACGAAGCAAGCCCTGGAAAATATAAAAGCGGTATTGCAGCAGCATGATATGGAGATGAAAGATGTGGTGAAGTGTACCGTAATTCTTTCTGATATTAAAGACTTCTCATTGTTTAATGAAATCTATAAAACTTATTTTCCTCAAAAACCTGCACGAACAACTTTTGCTGCAAGTGGGTTGGCTGTAGGAGCTAAGATTGAAATAGAGTGTGTTGCAGTAAAATCGGAATGAAATTTATAGGGTTGTAAAAATCACTGTATTGTAGGAAGTGATTTGAATATGCTGGTTTTTTTGTAAGTAGATTGATAATTTTCAAGCTTTTATTAATTACCTTTGCGCCCTTATGCAAGAGAATGTACAAAAAATGTTAAAGGAAGGAAGTATGCTTCCTTTAATGGAGGAGTTTTATACAATTCAGGGGGAAGGGTTTTATAAAGGAACAGCAGCTTATTTTGTTAGAATTGGAGGATGTGACGTAGGTTGTCATTGGTGCGATGTTAAAGAAAGCTGGAATGCTGATTTGCACCCTCCAACCCGTACAGATATCATTGTAGACAATGCTCTTAAGTATAGTGATGTAATTGTGGTTACAGGAGGAGAGCCCTTGATTTGGGATTTAACATTGCTTACTGACGGATTGAGAGCTAAAGGTGCCAAAACACATATTGAAACCTCAGGTGCATATCCGCTGTCTGGAGATTGGGATTGGATATGTTTGTCTCCCAAAAAAGTAAAATTGCCAAAACCTGAAGTATACAAGAAAGCAAATGAACTAAAATGTATTGTATATAATAGAAGTGATTTTAAATTTGCGGAAAAGCAAGCAGCGCAAGTTTCAGATGACTGTATTTTATATTTGCAACCCGAATGGAGTAAAAGGGAGCAAATGATTCCGTACATAGTTGATTATGTTATGGATAATCCAAAATGGAAAGTGTCCTTACAAACTCATAAATATCTCAATATTCCTTAGTTTTTTACATTGAGATAACAGATTGTTGACCGTTTTTTATTGTTCCTGAATAAGGATTGTGTGTTAATTACGGTTATAACGTATCGTTTTAAGGGTGTTTTTTTTGAAAATCAAACAAATATGTAGGTTTT contains:
- a CDS encoding 7-carboxy-7-deazaguanine synthase QueE, yielding MQENVQKMLKEGSMLPLMEEFYTIQGEGFYKGTAAYFVRIGGCDVGCHWCDVKESWNADLHPPTRTDIIVDNALKYSDVIVVTGGEPLIWDLTLLTDGLRAKGAKTHIETSGAYPLSGDWDWICLSPKKVKLPKPEVYKKANELKCIVYNRSDFKFAEKQAAQVSDDCILYLQPEWSKREQMIPYIVDYVMDNPKWKVSLQTHKYLNIP
- a CDS encoding alpha/beta hydrolase, producing MNKHIKKALPLLVGKHLELLFFFNKQKALVQAFTFFCTPRKGRVLPEQEHFLEEAFDDILHIEDLKIQSYSWPNHNKETILLVHGWESNTYRWKPLIELLHAQGYTILSLDAPAHGYSSGKQFNIPLYAACMDLIIQKHKPTYIIGHSIGGMTTLYSQYKFSYPFIQKIIALAPPSELQGLLSHFQNTLKLSDKFIKELDTYFKREFGFFSHEFSIANYVKDIDTPGLLIHDAYDDITPYSEALKISKSWKGVSFITTQNYGHSLFFEEVNEMILHFLKNKHSHNSNT
- a CDS encoding RidA family protein, coding for MRWLFLVVFIGSVLGCNQPMQVSESPIFHVSHEPKKVAAPFSDAVQVGNTFFLSGQIGMDHTTRKLVNGGIQTETKQALENIKAVLQQHDMEMKDVVKCTVILSDIKDFSLFNEIYKTYFPQKPARTTFAASGLAVGAKIEIECVAVKSE
- a CDS encoding helicase HerA-like domain-containing protein — translated: MSENQAFLDHITEGYTTKGDFIALGSAIHNNETITDAQVKIPLKTLNRHGLIAGATGTGKTKTLQVLAENLSEKGIPVLLMDIKGDLSGIAAASPGHPKIDERHQKIGIPFTPKSFPVEILSLSEQEGVRLRATVSEFGPVLLSRILDVTETQAGIIAIIFKYCDDNKLPLLDLKDLKKVLQYATREGKKELEKDYGRISTASTGSILRKIVELEQQGADIFFGERSFEVQDLCRVDDDGRGLINIIRLTDIQDRPKLFSTFMLSLLAEIYGTFPEQGDSGRPELVIFLDEAHLIFKQASNALMDQIENIVKLIRSKGIGLYFVTQNPTDVPDGVLGQLGLKVQHALRAFTAKDRKAIKLTAENYPISEYYDTKEVLTSLGIGEALVSALDEKGRPTPLAATMLRAPMSRMDILTDKELKNLIEKSSLTKKYNTEVDRESAYEILNKKIAQAEAEEAKEVAKKEREKLERSTSRSRSRRTSTTEKAIIKVLTSATFIRGALGVLNKLLK
- a CDS encoding cupin domain-containing protein — its product is MSSSKKFLIQKSPFVVPTTDGKLIEEHFGNATDGNTEISIAHMIAPPHWEEPFQTPEFDEYTYIIKGKKQITIDNEKVVLAAGESIKILKGTRIQYANPFNEACEYIAICTPAFSLDTVHREDE